A single region of the Massilia sp. erpn genome encodes:
- a CDS encoding Sir2 family NAD-dependent protein deacetylase: protein MSISPVLLARAAELIQQADGLIVAAGAGMGVDSGLPDFRGNSGFWQAYPALGRARLDFASAAAPRTFEQDPALAWGFYGHRLALYRSTIPHAGFGLLRAWAERMPQGCAVFTSNVDGQFQKAGFDAQRIYECHGSIHHLQCLDSCRQAIWEADAFAPQVDADACRLLNVAPACPHCGGLARPNILMFSDWNWVERRSAAQAGRLQSWLERVQHPLVIELGAGTAVPSVRHFSQHVLHSHDGRLIRINPREPEVADRRDVGLAAGALEGLLAIEDALSAAK from the coding sequence ATGTCCATTTCCCCCGTATTGCTGGCGCGCGCCGCCGAACTGATTCAACAAGCCGATGGCCTGATCGTGGCCGCTGGCGCCGGCATGGGCGTCGATTCCGGCCTGCCCGATTTCCGCGGCAACAGCGGCTTCTGGCAGGCCTATCCCGCGCTGGGACGGGCGCGTCTGGACTTCGCCAGCGCCGCCGCGCCCCGCACTTTCGAGCAGGATCCGGCGCTGGCCTGGGGCTTTTACGGTCACCGCCTGGCGCTGTACCGCAGCACCATCCCGCACGCGGGTTTTGGCCTGCTGCGCGCCTGGGCCGAACGCATGCCGCAGGGTTGCGCCGTCTTCACCAGTAATGTCGATGGGCAGTTTCAGAAAGCCGGTTTCGATGCGCAGCGCATCTACGAATGCCATGGTTCCATCCACCATCTGCAATGCCTGGATTCCTGCCGCCAGGCGATCTGGGAAGCCGACGCCTTCGCGCCGCAGGTGGATGCGGACGCCTGCCGCCTGCTCAACGTGGCGCCGGCCTGCCCGCATTGCGGCGGGCTGGCGCGGCCAAATATCCTGATGTTCAGCGACTGGAACTGGGTCGAACGCCGCAGTGCAGCGCAGGCGGGCCGCCTGCAATCCTGGTTGGAACGGGTGCAGCATCCGCTGGTGATCGAGCTGGGCGCCGGAACGGCCGTGCCTTCGGTGCGCCATTTCAGCCAGCATGTGCTGCATAGCCACGACGGACGCCTGATCCGCATCAATCCGCGCGAGCCGGAGGTGGCCGACCGGCGCGATGTGGGACTGGCGGCCGGCGCGCTCGAAGGCCTGCTGGCCATCGAAGACGCGCTATCCGCGGCGAAGTAA